The Fimbriimonadaceae bacterium nucleotide sequence AAGGCGGAGGAGAGCGGTCGCTCCGTGGCTGGGCCCGTCTGATCTATAACGAGTTCGTCAAACCTTGACAGCGGCGGTCAGCGTGCCAGAATCTGGGTAGATGCGGATTCTTCACGTCATCTGGTCGGTTAACCCAGCGGGCGGCGGGCCCGTTGAGGGAGTGAAACAACGTGAAGCCGTGCTGCGACCCATGGGCCATGTCATCGAGATCGCTTCGCTAGACGGTCCGGATGACGAGTGGGTCAAAGACTGCCCGGTTAAAGTCTATGCGCTCGGGCCCGGTAAGGGAACTTACAGCTATGCGCCTGGCGTGGTCGAGTGGATCCGTGACCACGCGGCCGAATACGACGTCGTTATCGTAAACGGCATTTGGCAGTACCATAGCTTCGCCGCTTGGAAGGCTCTAAGGGGCAAAAGCACTCCATACTATGTGTTCACCCACGGGATGCTCGATCCTTGGTTCAATGCCACTTATCCACTAAAAAAATTGAAGAAGGCACTCTACTGGCCTTGGGCCGAGTACCGAGTCTTACGCGACGCACGGGCGGTCTTCTTCACCTGTGAAGAGGAGAAAGTGTTGGCGCGCGGATCCTTTAAGCCGTACAAAGTGAACGAGATTGTCGTCAACTATGGCACGGCGGGTCCAGACGTCGACCTGAGCGACGCGCGCACGAAGTTCTTAGAGAAATTCCCGGAGCTGGAAGGGAAAAGGATTCTCCTCTACCTTTCTCGGATCCATGAGAAGAAGGGCATCGACCTCTTAATCGAGGCTTTCACAAAGGTCTCGGATAGCGATCCGTTGCTTCAACTTGTCGTTGCC carries:
- a CDS encoding glycosyltransferase; this encodes MRILHVIWSVNPAGGGPVEGVKQREAVLRPMGHVIEIASLDGPDDEWVKDCPVKVYALGPGKGTYSYAPGVVEWIRDHAAEYDVVIVNGIWQYHSFAAWKALRGKSTPYYVFTHGMLDPWFNATYPLKKLKKALYWPWAEYRVLRDARAVFFTCEEEKVLARGSFKPYKVNEIVVNYGTAGPDVDLSDARTKFLEKFPELEGKRILLYLSRIHEKKGIDLLIEAFTKVSDSDPLLQLVVAGPDKTNLMPKLKEQAKRLGVDNRVFYPGMLTGELKWGAYAACEAFVLPSHQENFGIVVAEALACGRPVLISDKVNIWREIEADGAGLVEPDDGPGTTRLLQRWLAMSPAEKERMADNAIECFRDKFEITKAAESLLEKLEATR